From one Mycolicibacterium sp. HK-90 genomic stretch:
- the xerD gene encoding site-specific tyrosine recombinase XerD: MTVPAPLRSALDDQLQGYLDHLTIERGVAANTLSSYRRDLRRYAEHLTQRGIDDLAKVAESDVSDFLIALRKGDPDSGVAALSAVSAARAVVAVRGLHRFATAEGMTALDVARGVKPPTPSRRLPKSLTLDEVLALLEAAGGDSEADGPLTLRNRALLELLYSTGARISEAVGLDLDDIDTQARSVLLHGKGGKQRLVPIGRPAVSALDAYLVRGRPDLARRGRGTPGIFLNARGGRLSRQSAWQVLQDAAARAGITATVSPHTLRHSFATHLLDGGADVRVVQELLGHASVTTTQIYTMVTVHTLREVWAGAHPRAR; encoded by the coding sequence ATGACGGTTCCCGCCCCCCTCCGATCGGCTCTCGACGACCAACTCCAGGGCTACCTCGATCACCTGACGATCGAGCGGGGCGTGGCGGCCAACACCTTGAGCTCATACCGGCGCGATCTGCGCCGGTATGCCGAACACCTCACGCAGCGCGGCATCGACGACCTGGCGAAGGTGGCCGAGTCGGACGTCAGCGATTTCCTGATCGCGCTGCGCAAGGGTGATCCGGATTCCGGAGTGGCTGCGCTGTCGGCGGTTTCGGCCGCCAGGGCGGTCGTCGCCGTCCGCGGGCTGCATCGGTTCGCCACCGCAGAGGGCATGACCGCACTCGACGTCGCCCGCGGGGTCAAACCCCCCACGCCGAGCCGACGGCTGCCCAAGAGCCTCACCCTCGACGAAGTGCTCGCGCTGCTCGAGGCGGCCGGCGGTGACAGCGAGGCCGACGGTCCGCTGACGCTGCGCAATCGGGCCCTGCTGGAACTGCTCTACTCCACCGGCGCCCGCATCTCCGAGGCGGTGGGGCTCGACCTCGACGACATCGACACCCAGGCGCGTTCGGTGCTGTTGCACGGTAAGGGCGGCAAACAGCGGTTGGTGCCCATCGGGCGTCCTGCCGTCAGCGCACTCGACGCCTACCTGGTCCGGGGGCGGCCGGACCTGGCCCGCCGCGGCCGGGGCACCCCGGGGATCTTCCTCAACGCCCGCGGTGGCCGGTTGTCCCGGCAGAGCGCGTGGCAGGTGTTGCAGGACGCGGCCGCCCGGGCAGGCATCACCGCGACGGTCTCCCCGCACACGTTGCGGCACTCGTTCGCGACCCACCTGCTCGACGGCGGCGCCGACGTGCGCGTCGTACAGGAACTCCTGGGCCACGCCTCGGTGACCACCACGCAGATCTACACCATGGTCACGGTGCACACACTGCGCGAGGTCTGGGCGGGCGCGCACCCCCGGGCACGTTAG
- a CDS encoding NUDIX hydrolase, whose protein sequence is MAEHDFATLASETLYVGNIFALRADEVSMPGGGSARREVVEHYGAVAVVALDDDRNVVLVYQYRHPLGRRLWELPAGLLDLGGEPPEVTAARELTEEAGLAAAHWRVLVDLDSTPGFSDESVRIYLATGLTDVGRPDGEHEEADLVVERVPLEEAVRRVFSGDIVNSIAVAGILAAHALPDGEALRPVDAEWVDRPTAFRRRKGLL, encoded by the coding sequence GTGGCTGAACACGACTTCGCGACCCTGGCCAGCGAAACCCTCTACGTCGGAAATATTTTCGCGCTGCGCGCGGATGAGGTCAGCATGCCCGGCGGCGGTTCGGCCCGGCGTGAAGTCGTCGAGCACTACGGTGCCGTGGCCGTGGTGGCCCTCGACGACGACCGCAACGTGGTTCTGGTGTACCAATACCGCCACCCGCTGGGCCGTCGGCTCTGGGAGCTGCCGGCCGGCCTGCTCGACCTCGGCGGGGAACCACCGGAAGTGACGGCCGCGCGCGAACTCACCGAGGAAGCCGGACTGGCGGCCGCACACTGGCGGGTGCTGGTGGATCTGGATTCCACCCCCGGATTCTCCGACGAGAGCGTGCGGATCTACCTCGCCACCGGGCTGACCGACGTGGGCCGCCCCGACGGCGAGCACGAGGAAGCCGACCTGGTGGTCGAACGGGTGCCGCTGGAGGAGGCGGTGCGGCGGGTGTTCTCCGGCGACATCGTGAATTCGATTGCGGTGGCGGGCATTCTGGCCGCGCACGCATTGCCCGATGGCGAGGCGCTACGGCCCGTCGACGCCGAGTGGGTGGACCGCCCGACAGCATTCAGGCGGCGAAAAGGCCTGCTATGA
- a CDS encoding CTP synthase, which translates to MPALRKHPQTATKHLFVTGGVVSSLGKGLTASSLGQLLTARGLQVTMQKLDPYLNVDPGTMNPFQHGEVFVTEDGAETDLDVGHYERFLDRDLSQSANVTTGQVYSSVIAKERRGEYLGDTVQVIPHITDEIKSRILAMAEPDAAGHRPDVVITEIGGTVGDIESLPFLEAARQVRHEVGRENCFFLHVSLVPYLAPSGELKTKPTQHSVAALRSIGITPDALILRCDRDVPEPLKNKIALMCDVDVDGVISTPDAPSIYDIPKVLHREELDAYVVRRLNLPFRDVDWSEWDDLLRRVHEPQETVRIALVGKYIDLSDAYLSVAEALRAGGFKHRAKVEIRWVASDDCETDAGAAAALSDVDGVLIPGGFGIRGIEGKLGAISFARKRGLPVLGLCLGLQCIVIEAARSVGIAGANSAEFDPKTPDPVISTMADQEDAVAGEADLGGTMRLGAYPAVLQAGSIVAEAYQATEVSERHRHRYEVNNAYRDRIAESGLRFSGTSPDGHLVEFVEYDSKLHPFLVGTQAHPELKSRPTRPHPLFAAFIGAGLAYKAEERLPGMDLPEQFDEEAGEVDAGESPVDEHLEKSDVRG; encoded by the coding sequence TTGCCCGCCTTACGCAAGCACCCGCAAACCGCCACCAAACACCTCTTCGTCACCGGTGGTGTGGTTTCTTCGCTGGGCAAGGGGCTGACGGCCTCGAGCCTCGGTCAGTTGCTGACCGCGCGGGGGCTGCAGGTGACGATGCAGAAACTCGACCCCTACCTGAACGTCGATCCGGGCACCATGAACCCGTTCCAGCACGGCGAGGTGTTCGTCACCGAGGACGGCGCCGAAACCGACCTCGACGTCGGTCACTACGAACGGTTCCTGGATCGCGACCTGTCGCAGTCGGCCAACGTGACCACTGGTCAGGTCTACTCGTCGGTCATCGCCAAGGAACGTCGCGGAGAGTACCTGGGCGACACCGTCCAGGTGATCCCGCACATCACCGACGAGATCAAGAGCCGCATCCTGGCGATGGCCGAACCCGACGCGGCCGGCCACCGCCCCGATGTCGTGATCACCGAAATCGGCGGCACCGTCGGCGATATCGAATCGCTGCCATTCCTGGAGGCCGCCCGTCAGGTGCGCCACGAGGTCGGCCGGGAGAACTGCTTCTTCCTGCACGTGTCGCTGGTGCCGTACCTGGCTCCCTCCGGCGAGCTCAAGACGAAGCCGACGCAGCACTCGGTGGCAGCGCTGCGCAGCATCGGTATCACCCCCGACGCGCTGATCCTGCGGTGTGACCGCGATGTGCCCGAACCCCTCAAGAACAAGATCGCGCTGATGTGCGACGTCGACGTCGACGGTGTGATCTCCACTCCCGATGCGCCGTCCATCTACGACATTCCCAAGGTGCTGCACCGCGAGGAACTCGACGCGTACGTGGTGCGCCGGCTCAACCTTCCGTTCCGTGACGTCGACTGGTCGGAGTGGGACGACCTGCTGCGCCGGGTGCACGAGCCGCAGGAAACCGTCCGAATCGCCTTGGTGGGCAAGTACATCGACCTCTCCGATGCCTACCTGTCGGTCGCCGAAGCCCTGCGCGCAGGCGGTTTCAAGCACCGCGCCAAGGTGGAGATCCGGTGGGTGGCCTCCGATGACTGCGAGACCGACGCCGGTGCGGCGGCCGCACTCTCCGATGTCGACGGGGTGCTCATCCCCGGCGGGTTCGGCATCCGCGGCATCGAGGGCAAGCTCGGGGCGATCTCCTTCGCCCGCAAGCGCGGCCTGCCGGTCCTGGGCCTGTGCCTGGGACTGCAGTGCATCGTGATCGAGGCGGCCCGGTCGGTGGGAATCGCCGGCGCCAACTCCGCCGAGTTCGATCCGAAGACCCCGGATCCGGTGATCTCCACGATGGCCGATCAGGAAGACGCGGTGGCCGGCGAGGCCGACCTGGGCGGCACCATGCGACTGGGCGCCTACCCCGCCGTGCTCCAGGCCGGATCGATTGTGGCCGAGGCCTACCAGGCCACCGAGGTGTCCGAGCGGCACCGGCACCGCTACGAGGTCAACAACGCCTACCGCGACCGGATCGCCGAGAGCGGGCTGCGGTTTTCCGGCACCTCTCCGGACGGACATCTGGTCGAGTTCGTGGAGTACGACTCGAAGCTCCATCCGTTCCTGGTCGGAACCCAGGCCCACCCCGAGCTCAAGAGCCGGCCGACCCGGCCGCATCCGTTGTTCGCGGCGTTCATCGGTGCGGGGTTGGCCTACAAGGCCGAGGAGCGGTTGCCCGGCATGGACCTTCCCGAACAGTTCGACGAGGAGGCCGGGGAGGTGGATGCCGGCGAAAGTCCGGTCGACGAGCATCTGGAGAAGTCCGACGTCCGTGGCTGA
- a CDS encoding copper transporter, producing the protein MITLRAHAISLASVFLALAIGVALGSGLLSNTVLSGLRDDKVELQDQIDNLTDGKNALNEKLNAASEFDAQMAPRMVRDTLKDKSVVLFRTPDAADGDVEAVSRFIGQAGGRVTGTISLTSEFVEANSADKLLSVVNSPIVPAGKQLSTVAVDQGSQAGDLLGITLLIDRNPAAAPVDDTQRATVLAALRDTGFLTYDDEHIGAANTALIVTGGALGEDGGNRGVTAARFAAGLAPHGTGTVLAGRSGSASGTGPVAVTRSDAGLAAAVSTVDDVDSSAGQITAVLALADLAGGAKPGKYGTGQGATSVTVPQ; encoded by the coding sequence GTGATCACGCTTCGCGCACACGCGATTTCGCTGGCGTCGGTGTTCCTGGCGCTGGCCATCGGGGTGGCACTGGGTTCGGGCCTGCTGTCCAACACCGTGCTGTCAGGCCTTCGTGACGACAAGGTGGAACTGCAGGACCAGATCGACAACCTGACCGACGGCAAGAATGCGCTGAACGAAAAGCTCAACGCCGCAAGTGAATTCGATGCGCAGATGGCGCCTCGGATGGTCCGCGACACCTTGAAGGACAAGTCGGTGGTGCTGTTCCGCACCCCCGACGCCGCCGATGGTGACGTCGAGGCCGTGTCACGCTTCATCGGCCAGGCAGGCGGGCGGGTGACCGGGACGATCTCGCTCACCAGTGAGTTCGTCGAAGCCAATTCGGCGGACAAGTTGCTGTCGGTGGTCAACTCGCCGATCGTGCCGGCCGGCAAGCAGCTCAGCACCGTGGCCGTCGACCAGGGATCCCAGGCCGGCGATCTGTTGGGCATCACCCTGCTGATCGACCGCAACCCGGCCGCGGCGCCGGTGGACGACACCCAGCGCGCGACGGTGCTGGCGGCTCTGCGTGACACCGGGTTCCTGACCTATGACGATGAGCACATCGGGGCGGCCAACACCGCGCTGATCGTGACCGGCGGCGCGCTCGGCGAGGACGGCGGGAACCGCGGCGTGACCGCCGCGCGATTTGCCGCCGGGCTGGCGCCGCACGGCACCGGGACCGTACTGGCGGGCCGCTCCGGCTCGGCGTCTGGCACCGGCCCGGTGGCTGTGACCAGGTCAGACGCGGGTTTGGCGGCCGCGGTCAGCACCGTGGACGACGTCGATTCCAGCGCCGGTCAGATCACCGCGGTCCTCGCGTTGGCAGATCTTGCCGGTGGGGCGAAGCCGGGCAAGTACGGCACGGGCCAGGGCGCGACGTCGGTGACCGTCCCGCAATAG
- the steA gene encoding putative cytokinetic ring protein SteA has protein sequence MKMSTLLTRNASSRPGVTGTARVDRDIDRLLRRVGPGDIVVLDAQDLDRITADALVEAQIAGVVNASPSISGRYPNLGPEVLVANGVVLIDEAGPDVFKKIKDGARVRLNNGGVYSGDRRIAFGTERNDQEIHELMHDAKSGLVAHLEAFAGNTIEFIRSESPLLIDGIGIPNIDVDLHRRHVVIVAEEPDAAEDLRALKPFIKEYQPVLVGVGAGADVLRKAGYRPALIVGDPDKMSVEVLRCGAQVVLPADADGHAAGLERIQDLGVGAMTFPAAGSAADLALLLCDHHGASLIVTAGHTASIEEFFDRSRQRSNPSTFLTRLKVGEKLVDAKAVATLYRSRVSGGAIALLVLAMLVAVVVALWVSRADGAVIDWVVDYWNRFTLWVQGLVS, from the coding sequence ATGAAGATGTCGACGCTGCTCACCCGCAATGCCTCTTCGCGTCCGGGAGTGACCGGCACTGCACGAGTGGACCGCGATATCGACCGGCTGCTGCGTCGCGTCGGCCCCGGTGACATCGTCGTCCTCGACGCCCAGGATCTGGACCGGATCACCGCGGACGCGCTGGTCGAGGCCCAGATTGCCGGTGTCGTCAACGCCTCCCCGTCCATCTCGGGCCGCTACCCGAACCTGGGGCCGGAGGTGCTCGTCGCCAACGGTGTGGTGCTGATCGACGAGGCCGGGCCGGACGTCTTCAAGAAGATCAAGGACGGTGCCCGGGTCCGCCTGAACAACGGCGGCGTCTACTCGGGAGACCGGCGCATCGCGTTCGGGACCGAGCGCAACGACCAAGAGATCCACGAGTTGATGCACGACGCCAAGAGCGGTCTGGTGGCACACCTCGAGGCCTTCGCGGGGAACACCATCGAATTCATCCGGAGCGAGAGCCCGCTGCTCATCGACGGCATCGGAATCCCGAACATCGACGTGGACCTGCACCGCAGGCACGTCGTGATCGTGGCCGAGGAACCCGACGCCGCCGAGGATCTGCGGGCCCTCAAACCGTTCATCAAGGAGTACCAGCCCGTGCTGGTCGGCGTCGGCGCCGGTGCGGACGTGCTGCGCAAGGCCGGATACCGGCCCGCGCTGATCGTCGGCGACCCGGACAAGATGAGCGTCGAGGTGCTGCGCTGCGGCGCCCAGGTCGTGCTACCGGCCGACGCCGACGGGCACGCCGCCGGCCTCGAGCGCATCCAGGACCTCGGAGTCGGGGCGATGACCTTCCCGGCTGCCGGGTCGGCAGCGGATCTGGCGCTGCTGCTGTGCGATCACCACGGCGCGTCACTGATCGTCACGGCCGGCCACACCGCCTCGATCGAGGAGTTCTTCGACCGCTCGCGCCAGCGCAGCAACCCGTCGACGTTCCTGACCCGGTTGAAGGTGGGGGAGAAGCTCGTCGACGCCAAGGCCGTGGCGACTCTGTACCGCAGCCGGGTGTCCGGTGGGGCGATCGCACTGTTGGTGCTGGCCATGCTGGTGGCCGTGGTCGTCGCGCTGTGGGTGTCGCGCGCCGACGGCGCGGTGATCGACTGGGTCGTCGACTATTGGAACCGCTTCACGCTGTGGGTGCAGGGTCTGGTCAGCTGA
- a CDS encoding CGNR zinc finger domain-containing protein, with translation MRDPRPHVGEPLALDLLNTRWMSADGPQDLLADVVGLRTWLLANGLEDRCEADEESRKALIETREAILQALQAGSVDGVNEVLEHGRIRRLLTATGPTEAVEVAQPQWLAGWLAAADLLRLLAEAPDRIKQCAHPHCILWFHDTSKNGARRWHSMATCGNRAKAARHYAATRD, from the coding sequence ATGCGTGATCCGCGCCCGCACGTCGGCGAACCCCTTGCGCTGGATCTGCTGAACACCCGGTGGATGTCGGCAGATGGCCCGCAGGACCTTCTCGCGGACGTCGTAGGGCTGCGTACCTGGTTGCTGGCCAATGGGCTGGAGGATCGCTGTGAGGCTGACGAGGAGTCGCGGAAGGCGCTGATCGAGACCCGTGAAGCCATCCTCCAAGCCCTGCAGGCCGGGTCCGTCGACGGGGTGAACGAAGTGCTGGAACACGGCAGGATCCGGCGCCTGCTCACGGCGACCGGGCCTACCGAGGCCGTCGAGGTGGCGCAGCCGCAATGGCTCGCCGGCTGGTTGGCGGCGGCGGATCTGTTGAGGTTGCTGGCCGAGGCGCCCGACCGGATCAAGCAATGTGCCCATCCGCACTGCATTCTGTGGTTCCACGACACCTCGAAGAACGGGGCTCGGCGCTGGCATTCGATGGCGACCTGTGGCAACCGCGCCAAGGCCGCACGGCACTACGCGGCGACGCGGGATTGA
- a CDS encoding VOC family protein: protein MPATTPPQLAPGHVGINVTDLDRSVAFYRNALGFEPLSVNGEGEHRYAFLGTGGTLRLTLWQQSRGRFSTETPGLHHLSFEAASIDEVRTVEAALRALGTEFAHDGVVAHGEGAASGGIFFSDPDGTRLEVYAPNGAQTAPAPNGSAPTCGFF from the coding sequence ATGCCCGCGACCACCCCGCCCCAGCTCGCCCCCGGACACGTCGGCATCAACGTCACCGACCTCGACCGCTCCGTCGCCTTCTACCGGAACGCGCTCGGATTCGAACCGCTGTCCGTCAACGGTGAAGGCGAGCACCGGTATGCCTTCCTCGGCACCGGCGGGACGTTGCGACTGACTCTCTGGCAGCAGAGCCGTGGTCGGTTCTCCACCGAAACCCCAGGTCTGCACCATCTTTCGTTCGAGGCGGCCAGCATCGACGAGGTGCGGACGGTCGAGGCGGCGCTGCGGGCACTGGGCACGGAGTTCGCGCACGACGGCGTCGTCGCACACGGGGAGGGAGCCGCCTCCGGCGGCATCTTCTTCAGCGACCCCGACGGAACCAGGCTGGAGGTGTACGCACCGAATGGGGCGCAGACCGCTCCCGCACCAAACGGATCCGCCCCCACCTGCGGATTCTTCTGA
- a CDS encoding pyridoxamine 5'-phosphate oxidase family protein: MYHSGELAVQRRMGQEAIANRVGRMIRTEVPAAAAAFLAEQPMIVIAAADDGGRVWAGLITGPPGFVHADDPATIMIEALPAPGDPLRDVLHSGQQIGMIAIEPQTRRRMRVNGSAEPAGAGLRIAPDQVYSNCPKYISRRGITEVRSATEPSDVHRGESLTDRHQELISSADAFFIGSADATGNADASHRGGNPGFLQVLSPRQLRWPDYRGNSMFMTLGNIDANPRCGLLVIDWSSGATLQLTGTAEINWDEADSSAGAQCAVDFTVEAVVELTHVSPLRWSSAELSPANPGPAVGQG; the protein is encoded by the coding sequence ATGTATCACTCGGGTGAGTTGGCGGTACAGCGACGCATGGGGCAGGAGGCCATCGCGAATCGCGTGGGTCGCATGATCCGCACCGAGGTCCCCGCGGCCGCCGCTGCGTTCCTCGCCGAACAGCCGATGATCGTGATCGCCGCGGCCGACGACGGCGGCCGGGTGTGGGCCGGGTTGATCACCGGACCACCCGGCTTCGTCCACGCCGATGATCCGGCCACGATCATGATCGAGGCGTTGCCGGCACCGGGCGATCCGCTCCGCGACGTGCTGCACAGCGGACAGCAGATCGGAATGATCGCCATCGAGCCGCAGACCCGGCGCCGGATGCGGGTCAACGGCTCCGCCGAACCGGCCGGAGCCGGCCTGCGGATCGCTCCCGATCAGGTGTATTCGAACTGCCCGAAGTACATTTCGCGCCGGGGCATCACCGAGGTGAGGTCCGCGACGGAGCCGTCCGATGTTCACCGTGGCGAGTCACTGACCGATCGACACCAAGAACTCATCTCGAGTGCCGACGCCTTCTTCATCGGATCGGCGGACGCGACAGGCAATGCCGACGCATCCCACCGCGGCGGTAATCCCGGGTTCCTGCAGGTGCTCTCGCCACGACAACTGCGTTGGCCGGACTACCGCGGAAACTCGATGTTCATGACCCTGGGCAACATCGACGCCAATCCGCGGTGCGGCCTTTTGGTGATCGACTGGTCTTCGGGAGCTACGCTCCAGCTCACCGGGACCGCCGAAATCAACTGGGATGAAGCCGATTCCAGTGCCGGCGCACAGTGCGCGGTGGATTTCACGGTCGAAGCGGTGGTGGAGCTGACGCATGTCAGCCCGCTGCGTTGGAGCTCCGCCGAGCTGTCACCGGCCAACCCGGGCCCGGCCGTCGGTCAGGGCTAG
- the recN gene encoding DNA repair protein RecN, whose amino-acid sequence MLSEIRIESLGAISAATAEFDRGLTVLTGETGTGKTMVVTSLHLLGGARADANRVRSGSDRAVVEGRFSTIELGEDVSGRVEEILESSGAERDDDGSVIAARSVSRAGPSRAYLGGRSVPAKSLSSFTAQVLTLHGQNDQLRLMRPDEQRAALDRFAEVDKPLTRYRRARDEWLTARRDLADRRRRARELAQEADRLSFGIHEIDAVAPQPGEDEAIIADIRRLSELDALREAAQTARLALSGELDEPSPDSVSAADGVGQAQAALQSTDDAALQALGARLAEAMAVIGDVSGELGHYLSELPSDASTLETKLARQAELRTLTRKYAADVDGVLEWSRDAAERLAQLDVSEESLAALDRKVAELEAQVVTAAGELTKSRTKAAKGLAKAVTAELAGLAMANAMFTIGVAPMPARADDSAPLTMPDGEVLHAGHDGVDAVEFGFTAHRGADVLPLAKSASGGELSRVMLALEVVLSASTAGTTMVFDEVDAGVGGRAAVQIGRRLARLARTHQVIVVTHLPQVAAYADAHLVVDSGDGRAKSSGVKRIEDDDRVAELARMLAGLGESDSGRAHARELLEAAQQERSAP is encoded by the coding sequence GTGCTGTCGGAGATTCGAATCGAGTCGTTGGGCGCGATCAGTGCCGCCACCGCGGAGTTCGACCGTGGGCTGACCGTGCTGACCGGTGAAACCGGAACCGGTAAGACCATGGTGGTGACCAGCCTGCACCTGCTCGGTGGTGCCCGTGCGGATGCCAACCGGGTGAGGTCGGGCTCGGACCGCGCCGTGGTGGAAGGCCGGTTCAGCACAATCGAACTCGGCGAGGACGTGTCCGGCCGGGTCGAGGAGATCCTGGAATCCTCCGGCGCTGAACGCGACGACGACGGCAGCGTGATCGCGGCCCGCTCGGTCAGCCGGGCCGGGCCGTCGCGGGCATATCTGGGAGGGCGCAGTGTTCCCGCGAAATCCTTGAGCAGCTTCACCGCCCAGGTTCTGACGTTGCACGGTCAGAACGACCAGTTGCGGTTGATGCGACCCGACGAGCAGCGGGCGGCGCTGGACCGGTTCGCCGAGGTGGACAAGCCGTTGACGCGCTACCGGCGCGCCCGCGACGAGTGGCTGACGGCGCGTCGCGACCTGGCCGACCGGCGCCGGCGCGCCAGGGAACTGGCGCAGGAAGCCGACCGGCTCAGCTTCGGGATCCACGAGATCGATGCGGTCGCACCGCAACCCGGTGAGGATGAGGCGATCATCGCCGATATCCGGAGGCTCTCGGAACTGGACGCGCTGCGCGAGGCCGCACAGACCGCCCGGCTGGCCCTGTCCGGTGAGCTCGACGAACCCTCCCCGGATTCGGTATCGGCCGCCGACGGTGTCGGTCAGGCGCAGGCGGCGCTGCAGTCCACCGATGACGCGGCGTTGCAGGCGTTGGGCGCCCGATTGGCCGAGGCGATGGCCGTGATCGGCGACGTATCCGGCGAGCTCGGGCACTACCTGTCCGAATTGCCCAGCGATGCCAGCACTCTGGAGACCAAGCTGGCGCGACAGGCGGAGCTCCGTACGCTCACCCGCAAGTACGCCGCCGATGTCGACGGGGTGCTGGAATGGTCGCGTGACGCCGCGGAGCGGTTGGCGCAGCTCGATGTTTCCGAAGAGAGCCTGGCAGCCCTGGACCGCAAGGTCGCCGAGTTGGAAGCCCAGGTGGTCACCGCTGCGGGCGAGCTCACCAAGTCCCGCACGAAGGCGGCCAAGGGGCTGGCCAAGGCGGTGACCGCGGAGCTCGCCGGCCTGGCGATGGCCAATGCGATGTTCACCATCGGCGTCGCCCCGATGCCGGCCCGCGCCGACGATTCTGCGCCGCTGACGATGCCCGACGGTGAGGTTCTGCACGCCGGCCACGACGGTGTCGACGCGGTCGAATTCGGGTTCACCGCGCATCGCGGCGCGGATGTGTTGCCGCTGGCGAAGAGTGCCTCCGGCGGTGAGCTTTCGCGCGTCATGCTGGCCCTCGAAGTGGTGCTGTCGGCCTCGACGGCGGGCACCACGATGGTGTTCGACGAGGTCGACGCCGGGGTCGGTGGCCGGGCAGCGGTGCAGATCGGCCGGCGCTTGGCCCGGTTGGCGCGCACTCACCAGGTGATCGTGGTGACCCACCTGCCTCAGGTCGCGGCGTATGCCGACGCACATCTCGTGGTCGACAGCGGCGACGGTCGCGCCAAATCGAGCGGCGTGAAACGGATCGAGGACGACGATCGGGTCGCCGAGTTGGCCCGGATGCTGGCCGGTCTGGGGGAGTCCGACAGCGGACGGGCCCACGCCAGAGAGCTGCTCGAGGCTGCGCAGCAGGAGCGCAGCGCCCCCTAG
- a CDS encoding NAD kinase, whose amino-acid sequence MTQERTILLVVHTGRDEATEVARRVEKVLGDNGIGLKVLSAEAVDRGPLHLAPDDMRALGVDIEVVDADERAAEGCELVLVLGGDGTFLRAAELARNVEIPVLGVNLGRIGFLAEAEAEAIDHVLERVIERDYRIEERMTLDVVVRVGTDVVNRGWALNEASLEKGPRLGVLGVVLEVDGRPVSSFGCDGVLVSTPTGSTAYAFSAGGPVLWPDLEAILVVPNNAHALFARPMVTSPLASIAIEIEASGNDALVFCDGRREMVVPAGGRLEVTRCGTPLKWVRLDSAPFTDRLVRKFRLPVTGWRGQ is encoded by the coding sequence ATGACCCAAGAACGCACGATCCTGCTGGTGGTGCACACCGGCCGGGACGAGGCGACCGAGGTTGCCCGGCGAGTGGAAAAGGTGCTCGGCGACAACGGCATTGGCCTGAAGGTGCTCTCGGCCGAGGCCGTGGATCGCGGCCCGCTGCATCTGGCGCCCGATGACATGCGTGCCCTCGGGGTGGACATCGAGGTGGTGGACGCCGACGAGCGGGCCGCCGAAGGGTGCGAACTGGTGCTCGTCCTCGGCGGGGACGGCACGTTCCTGCGGGCCGCCGAGCTCGCGCGCAACGTCGAGATCCCGGTGCTCGGAGTCAATCTGGGCCGGATCGGCTTCCTGGCCGAAGCCGAGGCCGAGGCCATCGATCACGTCCTCGAGCGCGTCATCGAGCGCGATTACCGCATCGAGGAACGGATGACGCTCGACGTCGTGGTGCGCGTCGGGACTGACGTGGTGAACCGCGGTTGGGCACTCAACGAGGCCAGCCTGGAGAAGGGGCCCCGGCTCGGGGTGCTCGGTGTGGTGCTGGAGGTCGACGGCCGCCCGGTCTCGTCGTTCGGCTGCGACGGGGTGCTGGTGTCGACGCCGACGGGCTCCACCGCCTACGCGTTCTCGGCCGGTGGCCCGGTGCTGTGGCCGGACCTGGAAGCGATTCTGGTGGTGCCCAACAATGCTCACGCACTGTTCGCCCGGCCGATGGTGACCAGCCCGTTGGCCAGCATCGCCATCGAGATCGAGGCGAGCGGCAATGACGCCCTGGTGTTCTGTGACGGGCGACGCGAGATGGTGGTGCCTGCCGGCGGCCGGTTGGAGGTGACCCGCTGCGGTACCCCGCTGAAATGGGTCCGGTTGGACTCGGCGCCGTTCACCGATCGGTTGGTGCGTAAGTTCCGGTTGCCGGTCACCGGATGGCGGGGACAGTAG